One part of the Rutidosis leptorrhynchoides isolate AG116_Rl617_1_P2 chromosome 1, CSIRO_AGI_Rlap_v1, whole genome shotgun sequence genome encodes these proteins:
- the LOC139887180 gene encoding secreted RxLR effector protein 78-like: protein MEKYRKKQKNLEMIFLDLEKAYDCVPRNLIWKTLIGRSIPSRYISVIRDMYEGEKSCVRTPVGNAKVFPIEVGLHQGSALSPFLFALILDELSRGIQECIHWCLIFTDDIVLFFESKDDLNRRLEQWRVALERNGIHISRQKPEYLRCDFDRNNDE, encoded by the coding sequence ATGGAGAAGTATAGAAAAAAGCAAAAGAACCTAGAGATGattttcttagacttggaaaaggcctaCGATTGCGTCCCGCGAAACTTGATTTGGAAGACTCTTATTGGTAGAAGTATCCCGAGTAGATATATTAGTGTTATTAGGGATATGTACGAAGGGGAGAAGTCCTGCGTTCGAACGCCGGTGGGGAATGCCAAAGTTTTCCCAATAGAAGTAGGCTTGcatcagggatcggcccttagcccgtttcttttcgctttgatccttgaCGAGCTTTCTCGAGGAATACAAGAGTGTATTCATTGGTGCTTGATTTTTACCGATGATATTGTGCTTTTTTTCGAATCCAAGGATGATCTTAATAGAAGACTTGAGCAATGGAGGGTGGCCTTAGAAAGGAATGGGATACATATTAGTAGACAAAAACCAGAATACCTTAGATGTGATTTCGATAGGAACAATGATGAATAA